One window from the genome of Oryctolagus cuniculus chromosome 1, mOryCun1.1, whole genome shotgun sequence encodes:
- the TMEM41B gene encoding transmembrane protein 41B isoform X1, producing MAKGRVVERSSTEAPHTTPVRDGAARTRGPAASGSGDHLKEKAWAEAGSARMSLLILVSIFLSAAFVMFLVYKNFPQLSEEERVNMKVPRDMDDAKALGKILSKYKDTFYVQVLVAYFATYIFLQTFAIPGSIFLSILSGFLYPFPLALFLVCLCSGLGASFCYMLSYLVGRPVVYKYLTEKAVKWSQQVERHREHLINYIIFLRITPFLPNWFINITSPVINVPLKVFFIGTFLGVAPPSFVAIKAGTTLYQLTTAGEAVSWNSVFILMILAVLSILPAIFQKKLKQKFE from the exons ATGGCGAAAGGCAGAGTCGTCGAACGATCGTCGACGGAGGCGCCGCACACGACCCCAGTGAGAGATGGGGCAGCGAGGACGCGAGGTCCCGCGGCGTCAGGTAGCGGAGACCACCTGAAGG aaaaagcCTGGGCAGAAGCTGGGTCAGCAAGAATGTCACTCCTTATATTGGTGTCCATTTTCTTATCTGCAGCTTTTGTTATGTTTTTGGTATACAAAAATTTTCCTCAGCTTAGTGA agaAGAAAGAGTGAATATGAAGGTCCCCAGAGATATGGATGATGCCAAGGCTCTAGGAAAAATTTTATCCAAATATAAGGACACCTTTTATGTACAAGTACTTGTAGCTTATTTTGCTACATATATTTT CTTGCAAACATTTGCTATACCAGGCTCTATATTTCTCAGTATACTCTCAGGGTTTCTTTATCCCTTTCCACTAGCcttatttcttgtttgtttg TGTTCTGGACTTGGTGCCTCATTTTGTTATATGCTCTCCTATTTAGTTGGGAGACCAGTTGTGTACAAATACCTAACAGAGAAAGCAGTAAAATGGTCACAGCag GTTGAACGTCACAGAGAACATCTCATTAActacattatatttttaagaataacaCCATTTCTGCCTAACTGGTTTATTAATATTACATCTCCTGTGATAAACGTgcctttgaaagttttttttattggCACTTTTCTAG gtgTTGCACCTCCATCTTTTGTAGCGATTAAGGCAGGAACAACTCTGTACCAGCTTACAACAGCAGGGGAAGCTGTTTCCTGGAACTCAGTATTTATTCTGATGATCTTGGCTGTTCTTTCTATTTTGCCAGCCATCTTCCAAAAAAAACTAAAGCAGAAATTTGAGTAA
- the TMEM41B gene encoding transmembrane protein 41B isoform X2, which translates to MAKGRVVERSSTEAPHTTPVRDGAARTRGPAASGSGDHLKEKAWAEAGSARMSLLILVSIFLSAAFVMFLVYKNFPQLSEEERVNMKVPRDMDDAKALGKILSKYKDTFYVQVLVAYFATYIFLQTFAIPGSIFLSILSGFLYPFPLALFLVCLCSGLGASFCYMLSYLVGRPVVYKYLTEKAVKWSQQVLHLHLL; encoded by the exons ATGGCGAAAGGCAGAGTCGTCGAACGATCGTCGACGGAGGCGCCGCACACGACCCCAGTGAGAGATGGGGCAGCGAGGACGCGAGGTCCCGCGGCGTCAGGTAGCGGAGACCACCTGAAGG aaaaagcCTGGGCAGAAGCTGGGTCAGCAAGAATGTCACTCCTTATATTGGTGTCCATTTTCTTATCTGCAGCTTTTGTTATGTTTTTGGTATACAAAAATTTTCCTCAGCTTAGTGA agaAGAAAGAGTGAATATGAAGGTCCCCAGAGATATGGATGATGCCAAGGCTCTAGGAAAAATTTTATCCAAATATAAGGACACCTTTTATGTACAAGTACTTGTAGCTTATTTTGCTACATATATTTT CTTGCAAACATTTGCTATACCAGGCTCTATATTTCTCAGTATACTCTCAGGGTTTCTTTATCCCTTTCCACTAGCcttatttcttgtttgtttg TGTTCTGGACTTGGTGCCTCATTTTGTTATATGCTCTCCTATTTAGTTGGGAGACCAGTTGTGTACAAATACCTAACAGAGAAAGCAGTAAAATGGTCACAGCag gtgTTGCACCTCCATCTTTTGTAG